A stretch of the Candidatus Bathyarchaeia archaeon genome encodes the following:
- a CDS encoding MBL fold metallo-hydrolase, producing the protein MKIRFLGACQEVGRSAFAVSVGSKYLVLDYGVMVNHHVGFPMHIPPKEVEAIVLTHAHLDHVGSAPIFYIHGGVPLYGVQPTFTLTSLIIKDFLKLSGYYAPYEFMDLQTMLKHQRELQYHQSIDVGDASLTLVNAGHIPGSAQAIITSEGKRLLYTGDFNRQPTRLVDGADPGNYKDLDAIIIEGTYATEDHPIRDGLEKEFVEKVTEVVEGGGTVLVPAFGVGRSQELLSVLSAYHFEHPVFVDGMALDAMEMLLKYPSSLRDSSVFERASKMAHWVDGWNDRRRAAKTAGVIISPAGMLKGGASVFYMENVAAKKQNAVFMVSFQVPGSPGRILLERKKFVIHGKARPVDARVERFDFSSHGGRRELELTLSDLDKKTKVFIVHGAEGNCKKLAEWASKEQGLDAKAPKTGDVIEI; encoded by the coding sequence ATGAAGATCAGGTTCTTGGGTGCCTGCCAGGAAGTAGGCAGGTCCGCATTCGCAGTAAGCGTCGGTAGCAAGTATCTGGTTTTGGACTATGGCGTAATGGTGAATCATCACGTCGGATTTCCGATGCACATTCCTCCGAAAGAGGTGGAGGCGATTGTTCTTACCCACGCGCACTTGGACCATGTCGGATCGGCTCCGATATTTTACATTCACGGAGGCGTTCCGCTTTATGGCGTTCAGCCAACTTTCACGCTGACCAGTCTGATCATCAAGGATTTCCTGAAGCTCAGCGGATATTATGCGCCATACGAGTTCATGGATCTTCAGACGATGCTGAAGCACCAGCGCGAGCTTCAGTACCACCAGTCGATCGATGTTGGAGACGCGTCCCTGACGCTAGTCAATGCCGGCCACATACCAGGTAGCGCTCAAGCCATAATCACTTCGGAAGGGAAACGGTTGCTGTACACAGGCGACTTCAACCGTCAACCGACAAGGCTCGTCGACGGCGCAGACCCCGGTAACTACAAGGACCTGGACGCGATCATCATCGAAGGAACCTACGCGACGGAAGACCACCCGATACGGGATGGTTTGGAAAAAGAGTTTGTCGAGAAAGTAACGGAAGTGGTGGAGGGAGGCGGGACGGTCCTAGTACCTGCCTTCGGTGTTGGCAGGTCCCAGGAATTGCTCTCGGTGCTCTCCGCCTATCATTTCGAGCATCCGGTTTTTGTCGATGGAATGGCCTTGGATGCGATGGAGATGCTGCTGAAGTATCCATCATCTCTCAGGGACTCGTCCGTGTTCGAACGGGCCAGCAAGATGGCTCATTGGGTCGATGGCTGGAATGATCGGAGGCGAGCTGCAAAGACCGCGGGCGTGATAATATCGCCGGCGGGGATGTTGAAAGGGGGCGCGTCTGTCTTTTACATGGAGAATGTTGCTGCGAAGAAGCAGAATGCGGTGTTTATGGTCAGCTTCCAGGTGCCCGGCAGCCCGGGAAGAATCTTGTTGGAGAGGAAAAAGTTCGTCATTCACGGCAAAGCCCGACCGGTGGACGCTCGGGTAGAGAGGTTCGATTTCTCATCCCATGGGGGCCGACGAGAACTCGAACTGACACTTTCCGATCTGGATAAGAAGACGAAAGTGTTCATTGTGCACGGGGCCGAGGGAAACTGTAAGAAGCTTGCCGAGTGGGCGTCCAAGGAACAGGGTTTGGACGCGAAGGCTCCGAAAACGGGCGACGTTATCGAGATCTAG
- the prf1 gene encoding peptide chain release factor aRF-1, translating into MTSSVMSASDSVAQFKFRRTLEQLARKEGRGTELISLYVPPDRRIHEVLGQLREEAGTASNIKSRTTRQAVQDSIERVMQRLRLFKEPPPTGLVIFAGMIPQNGLGSERMEIYVLTPPEPITVGFYRCDARFHVEPLLALVVEKDTYGIIVIDGTEAVVATLKGRRVEIVKSFTSGIPGKSRAGGQSARRFERIREQVANDYYKRVGQHFNDIMLAIPDLKGIIIGGPGPTKYVWSEGEYLQYTLKKKVLSVVDTSYTSEAGVEEVVEKSSEILKGVRYKEEKQMVQKFLYELGHETGKGVYGELQVQKYLEKGVVDTLLISEKLEGQRLVLKCKNCGNIEEFRGTRYEAHALKNELATRPCKKCGRTTLEVVEDSDIIDSFLDYAEKGGSKVEVVSEETEEGRMLRDAFGKVAAVLRYPAS; encoded by the coding sequence GTGACGAGCTCAGTTATGTCCGCATCGGACTCGGTTGCCCAGTTTAAGTTCAGACGAACCCTGGAACAACTGGCACGGAAAGAAGGTCGAGGAACAGAACTCATTAGCCTATACGTTCCCCCAGACAGGAGAATACACGAAGTCCTCGGTCAGCTTCGAGAAGAAGCCGGCACAGCATCCAACATCAAGTCACGCACTACCCGCCAAGCGGTCCAAGACTCCATAGAGCGGGTGATGCAGCGCCTGCGATTGTTCAAGGAACCACCGCCTACAGGCTTGGTGATCTTCGCAGGAATGATTCCCCAGAATGGTCTTGGAAGTGAGAGGATGGAGATCTACGTTCTTACCCCTCCAGAGCCGATAACGGTAGGCTTCTATCGGTGCGACGCTCGCTTCCATGTCGAACCTCTCCTCGCGCTCGTTGTCGAGAAAGACACCTACGGAATAATCGTGATCGACGGGACAGAAGCAGTTGTTGCAACCCTCAAGGGACGCAGGGTCGAGATCGTCAAATCATTCACGTCAGGAATACCAGGGAAGAGCCGCGCGGGTGGACAATCGGCCAGACGTTTCGAACGTATCAGGGAACAGGTTGCCAATGACTACTACAAGCGCGTCGGTCAACACTTCAACGATATCATGCTTGCAATACCTGACCTCAAAGGAATTATCATCGGTGGACCCGGACCCACCAAATACGTCTGGTCCGAAGGAGAATACCTACAGTACACGCTGAAGAAGAAAGTGCTCTCAGTCGTCGACACAAGCTATACGAGCGAAGCAGGTGTCGAAGAGGTTGTCGAGAAGAGCAGCGAGATCCTGAAAGGGGTCCGATACAAGGAGGAGAAGCAGATGGTCCAGAAATTCCTCTACGAACTCGGACACGAAACAGGCAAAGGAGTGTATGGAGAACTACAAGTCCAGAAATATCTGGAAAAAGGCGTTGTTGATACTTTGCTGATATCGGAGAAGCTGGAGGGTCAAAGACTCGTACTCAAATGCAAGAACTGTGGCAACATAGAAGAATTCCGAGGCACGAGGTACGAGGCGCACGCTCTCAAGAACGAGCTGGCCACACGACCATGCAAGAAGTGCGGCAGAACAACTCTCGAAGTCGTTGAAGACAGCGACATAATCGACAGCTTCCTCGACTACGCGGAGAAGGGCGGAAGCAAGGTCGAGGTAGTCTCAGAAGAGACGGAGGAGGGACGAATGCTCCGCGACGCTTTTGGAAAGGTTGCCGCGGTTCTACGTTATCCTGCTAGCTAG
- a CDS encoding HAD family hydrolase encodes MSERITARAKAVFFDLGETLVTQNIEDNLVTMKALEKISKILPRHKSPSDLFRIYKQGYKVNEAFRSKHHVEIPIQAWMVQLLRRALGEEPDDLTEEATKIIISARAENAMVFPDSKRLLERLSKRRIKLGIISNVSSHEVAVEILRKVGLLDYFRTVVTSAFVGIRKPDPGIFLYALTQFKLQPREAVIVGDSERHDVWGGTITGMKTVLVSKRPVTDSIADYHFTSLAEASDTLTSL; translated from the coding sequence TTGAGCGAGAGGATTACGGCGCGAGCTAAGGCGGTATTCTTCGACCTCGGAGAAACGCTCGTAACACAAAACATCGAAGATAACCTGGTTACAATGAAGGCGCTAGAGAAGATCAGCAAGATCCTACCTCGCCACAAATCCCCATCCGATCTCTTCAGGATCTACAAGCAAGGATACAAAGTGAATGAGGCATTTCGCTCCAAGCATCACGTAGAAATTCCAATTCAGGCCTGGATGGTACAGCTCTTAAGACGAGCACTCGGCGAAGAGCCCGACGACCTGACGGAGGAAGCGACAAAGATAATCATATCCGCCAGGGCTGAAAATGCAATGGTATTTCCGGACTCAAAGCGCCTATTGGAGAGACTCTCGAAACGAAGGATCAAACTCGGAATAATATCGAATGTATCCTCTCATGAAGTTGCAGTGGAGATCCTGCGAAAAGTCGGTCTCCTAGATTATTTCCGCACGGTCGTAACATCGGCCTTTGTTGGTATCCGTAAACCTGACCCTGGAATCTTTCTCTATGCGCTAACGCAGTTCAAGCTGCAGCCTCGTGAGGCAGTGATCGTTGGCGATTCAGAGAGACACGACGTCTGGGGAGGCACGATCACCGGCATGAAGACAGTGCTGGTTTCAAAGAGACCGGTTACCGACAGCATTGCCGATTACCACTTTACAAGTCTCGCCGAGGCATCCGATACCCTAACGTCTCTATAG